The genome window TGCTGTAGATTCCTTATCTTTTAAATCTCATTGCATCAACTGCCAAGGCAGCTTCCTCAACGCCCCCTCAAGCTGCAAttcagctgggccagggggcATATTTTCTGGTTAACTCACAGGTTCTTTCCCCTACAGCCATTTCAAAGCAGTTTCAGTAATTAAAATTGACTGGCTGGATTTGGACAGCATTTCCCTGAATCCCTGTGTGTCCAGCTGGGAGCTTGCTTTCTGCCCAGAGGTGTGACAGCCATAAgtgctaaaagaaaaagaaaaaaaatgtattttagctTTGCCTATTCTTGTTTTACCTCTGCATGAACAATATTTAATGTAGAACAACGAATGTATCTCAGTTATTGTCCAGCTGTGTGAGAGAAACTGGATAAACTCGCTCAGTTTTATGCTTCTTGGTGATTTCAGACTGATTTCTTGAAAGGCAGCTCAAGTCCTCCAGCATCTTATGGGTTAACTTGGGTTCTGCTTTTTTGAAAAAAGTTTGGTCAGATATGATCATTCTCCCTTTGCAATGCACAAGGAGATAACAATTAGATGTACTTCCTTTTAATGAGGGTCTGGGTCTTGGCACGGCATTTACAAGGAGGTTAAGGAGACAAGAAACTCCTATAACAGGAAGAACATTAAAGTTTGTCTTCTGTTAATTATAATATGAGCTTAGTGGacaaaattacttttaagaGCTCATTAAGATTAAAACATCttcatagctttttttttttttggttttctggcTTTTTAGGAGAGAATGTACATGAAGTTTTAAGGAGTAATACTGAACAGATGGGTGTGCATTTTGATCTAAGGATGATGCCCAAGAGGCTGTTTAACAGGTGAAAAATGTCGAAAGACTGGCACAGCAATGCCTGTGTAGTGACTAGATTAAGTTTTGGAATTCaaaaacaccaagaaaaacCCCTCACTTTTTGGCTCAGTAtttaattatttgcattttttcacatttaagaTATCAGCTAGGAAGAGCTGGAATCTTCTGGCAAGAACAGCAGCTTCCTGTATAGTTCAATCAAGGCAGAAAAATCCAGCCAGCAAATGCAGAGCACAAGATGAACTGACACTGTGTAAGTTATTGTGGCAATCTGATTCATCAGAATCCATCATCTGCTTTCACTGTGGAGagaatggagcagcagggatgcacACACAAAGTGTTTTAGCAGCCTGAGAGCACAATATAAATGTAGAATTGGAGCACTGGAAATTCGGGCCAAGCATTAATGGCAACACTTTGCTGCAGTGtgctgagcagagagcagaTCCATGGAGAGGCTTGGAACTGCAGGGTGAGGGGGATCCAGATGCAGTGTTTGCTCTCTCtgtgacagcctgggctgggtttcctccctgtgtgtctgtgccaggctcctcctcctgcttggacaaagcccctctgctccaggtgctgtCCTGGGGATATTccactcccagtgctgctgagccctgtggatgccaggctgcagaaaaagggaggaactgctgctctcagcacacTCCCTGCTTTGGGGAGAGAGCTGGACAcatcacagaatgggttggcttggaagggactttaatgATCATGCAGTTcctaccccctgccatgggcagggccaccttccactagtccaggttgctccaacctggccttggactctcccagggatccaggggcagccacagctgctctgggcaccctgtgccagggcctccccaccctcacagggaagaatttcttccaaatacCTAATCTAGATCTACCCTCTTCCAGTTGCAGCCTatgaggaatttcctgggaCAGAGCTCACTGTGAGCAGGTGTGGCCTGCCtgttgtgtgtctgtgtttgcagTGAAGAGCTCCCATCAGAGGGGATGTGCTGTGACTGCTGgaactgctgctggagctccttgAGGACACTCACCAGACCACCTGGATGGAGGTTTGGAGTTTGGGACTGCCCATGGGAGCCCTGCTGGAATTATCACTAAACTGAACCTGTCTCGTTGCAGCCCACAAAGGGCTCTGCTTGTATCTGTTGGCTTAAACTGATGAAAAATATCCTGATTCCTGGTATCTGTCCTGGGTGAAGAGCTCTCTCTcctgcagaaaagcagaggagTGCTTCACTGTGCAGCAAATCCTGTGCAGTCAGTGCCAAGGAAGCACTttggggcagagcccagcagtgcagggacactgagatctgtctgtccctctcctTGCCAACCAAAGccaggcagcactgcctgctggtGGCAAGGTggtgttttcctgctgcaggtgagacTGTGCTGAAGGGCTGCCATGGCAGCACCGTGTTTATTAAAGGATCACACTTCTTCCACAGCACAACTTCATTTTCAAGAGCACAGAAGTTTGTTCAGAGCAGACAGATGGCCTCAGATCAGCTTCTGCTGCAAATGACTGCTTGAATCTTAGGTACGAGGCATGATTCAAACCTGACTGCTGGGGGTGCCAGGAAAATAAATGATAGCTGCCAGGGTTGCAGTCTGTTGCCCAGCTAATTCCCAAAATCTCACTCCTGCTACTGAGAGCTGACAGCAGGGTTCAGAGATGACAAATGATCAGAAAATAACACAGTCTGTGCAGGCCTTTGGTCTGATCTCTGTCCAAGCCCGAAGAGTCAGCACTAGTCCTCTGCAAATGCTGCTCTTTGGTCCCAGAAGATACAGGTCACACATGGAATTTATGATTAATCCTCATTGTTAGAGCATGAATCTTCAGCAAAGGATAATTACTCTAATTAGTTCTCAGTGTTTTGTACTGTCTGTGGAGAGATACCTGCTTACCTTCCTCCCCCGAGACCTGGTCTCTACAGGACCTGCCTGAGGTGGGTGAGGGGATATTTGTacccccagggctggatgcaacATTCAAACCACTCTGACAGTATCGAGTATGGGCCAGGAAAGCTTaaaatctgtgccagggcttgggCTGAAACTGTGTCAAGGGCTGTTTGATACACTGTTTAATGTTTCTAACTTTCTTGGATCCATTTCAGTGTTTAGGAACtggttgtttgcttttttgttacAAAACAGGTAATGGATACAACCTATAATTTCTGACTTTGGCTTAAAAACTCCCATTGCCCAGGAGGTTTTGAAGCTCACCCCTTTCACTTGTTTGTTAAATCTTGATTTTATTGAGCTTATCTTTGCACACACCTGATTCCTTACCCCACCTCAGAAATAAACCTCGTCCTACAAATTCCGTACCTCATTTTACACCTCTCCCAACCAAACGCAACCTCTCGGTCACACGGGTCTCCCTTGGAAGGAAAGAGCAATCTGCAGCAGTTCTTTGCCCAGCTCCTCGTGCCTCCCCCCGGCGCAGAACTCGGCTGAGAGCTCCCTGAAGGTGATGCAGACGCGGCGGTGCTGGATGTGCCTGCGGCGGATGCCGTGCTTCCACTTGTACCGCGCTTCCCCGTGCAGCACCACCAGCGACCTCTGGGGCAAGAGGATGGCCACGCTCACCTCCTTCCCCGGAACCAGCCTTGGCGACAAAAAACACTCGGTTCCCTCTTCTCCTGGGCTTCTGCACGCTGATGTCTGCGTGGAAGGTGCAGGGGGAGTTAATCCCTCCTTATTGGAAATAGGAAATAATTGGATGGTGTCCTCTGAGTCGCAGGACATGGAGAGCACAGTTTTTGAGAGCAGGTTCAGGCTGACCAGGCGCTCCCCCCAGAGCCACCAGTCATCAAAGTGGGGGTCAATGGCAGAGCCTCTCTCTGGTCTGTAGTCCAGGTTACACTGTTCCACAGGTGAGAAAccactgagcacagcacaggcctTCATCTGTGCCACAATCTTCCTGCTGAAACTTGGCAAGCCAGTAAAGCTGCCAGCTTTCAGCCTTTGTTTCTTGAAGTTCACTTTGGGTCCGTAGTCCTGTTGGAAAAGAAGAAGGAGGGGAAAGCTAGTGTAAAGGAAAAATCTAGGACAAGTCTTTTTGGAGGCTGTTCCTGCAGAGTTCTGTTCTCATCTCTTCCAGTGACCTGGTTGCCAGGTTGCAAAAGGACTCGGTGAATCTACATTAATCTCTCTGGATTTGTAAAGTAAAACCAAATCTGAACACCCACTTCTTTCCCTTGGAGATTGTGTGAACTTTAATGCTTGAACACACACCATCAAATACTGTTTATTGTAACTATCATGTATTTTTGCAAGAAGTTGATTTTAATTACAGATAATTCTTGCCATTGATTTCAGGAAAAGCTTTCAAAGGAAAACACTTCATGAAACATCTcagttttgtgggttttaacTGAAAACAGCTTTCCTTTTCCAGAGGGATCTAAGATCAGGTGTGCTTCCAAAGTCCAACCTGTTTCTTTCGGCCAGACTGTGATGGTTTCCAGTCATCTCGATCCATCAGTTCCACTATCTCACACTCTTCATCTTCACTAATGAACTCCTCCACCAGGAACACCCCTGGAAAGGGAAATGCCCAGCCAGCAAATTCTGAGTGCTCATTTCCTTTAGCTAGGCCTGTTGCTGGACAGTAAGTGAAATTATCTTCTCCCTGTGGAAATATCAacggaaaaggaaaaagaagcaatAAGATATTTCCATTATTTACCCCGACAACCTTGCTATTGCAGCATGAAAACTGCACAGTATTCTTGCAGACAGAGAAATTTTACAGCTGCTTTTGGGGAACAACTATTCcctgctctttttttccagctgcagcatcaaTGTGCTGCTTGTTTGaagccactttttttttttcctaatgatgTCTTTATCctggaaaggcagggaagaaCCGATGATCCCTAGGGCCACAGGTATAAGGAGATTAATGGTGGGTATTGCTGCAGAGGTATGGTTTGTCATAGCAATAAATGCTGAATGAGGAAAGTTGATGAAAATCGCACAGGCCACAAGGCTGAGCTGTAACAAACGAATGTGAACGTAACACGTGAGGCTCAGGTGAGCTCCGACTCTGAGCGTTATTGAGGCGAACAATTCATAATACCCGAGGTGGGGGGGCGGCCGCCGGAGGGGCTCTGCCCCGGCCCCATCCTGTGACCCTGCGGCCCCGGggtcccggccccgctccgggcaCGGGGgtcccgccgccccccggcTCCTCCCGCCCTCCTGCCCGCCCCTCCCTGCCGCccgcccctccccgccccgccgcccgccccctccccggtACCTGCGGGGGCGGAGCGGTCGGCGTGGCCCCCtcgcagagcaggcaggagcggATCCCCTTGCAGCCGCAGCCCGGccctccgccgccgcccgccgcctgCATCCCGCTGGCTCCCGCCTGCAcccccctccccgctcccgctcctcctcccgcccttccttcctccccggctcctcttcctcctcctcggcCGCTTCCAGGTGAGGCCAGCGGGGCTGGGCGCAGGCCGCGCGGTCAGGCAGCGGGGGTGGAAGGGGGGTGCGGGCGGACTCGCGCTCCCAGCAGCCCCCGCGGCGCGCCCGGGCTCCGCGCCGCTGTTCGGCGCCGCGGGGGACGCTGGGAGTTGTAGGCGCGGCGCACACCCCGCGGGGGCGCCTCAGGCCGCGGACGGCGCCGGCTCCTCGCGGTGCTCGGTGTCCGGAGGCGGCGGTGACGGGCGAGGCCTTGGCCGGAGCCGCACctgccccgcccggcccggtccggccctgccctgcccacggGCGGAGCCGCGGCCTGCGGCCGGGGATACCCCGCGGCCCGGAGGCCGCCCGGCGGGCGCGGACAGCTCGGCATCCGTGGCCTTGTTACCGCCGCGGCATCGCGTCCCGGGGCAGCTCCACGCGAACACGTTCAGGTCAGGGGATGCCCGGTCCTGGGGCTCCATCCCGAGAGCTGcggggggcaggaggggcccGTTGCCTGTGCAATAACCCCGGCGTTCGGCACCCCCCGGTAACCGAATGTGCctctgcagcatcccctgcaTGGGACTTGCCGTGTCTGgccttccctgcagctcctgccctgtcaCGGCTGTGCCAGTGTGCCAAAGAGAGGGCCATGGCAACGTCCAGTCACTGGTGTCACATTTTTATTGTAGACACAGGACCTGAGGGAGGTTTGACCTGACCTGTGCTTGGACTCTCAGGGAGAGCTCTGTCGTTTGAAGGATCAaatcccaaagagctgctgtTTGAGCTGGTTTTCAGTTCAGCTCTTTGTGCTTGTATACGATATTTCAGTGTATACAATATTTCAGTGTATACACTATTGTGCCCCTCCCTCATGACACAATGTTGCAGGTGCTGtaggtgtgtgctgctgctgaaaccAAGCCCAAGCAGAGCTCAGTGCCCCGTGTGCCCCTCACGATGTGCTGGAGTGGCATTTAGGCAGCGCTGATCTAACACAGAAAGACAGGAACGAGCCTGGCCTTGGAGCTCTGttctcttttatttccccctctTGGAATCTGTGTCAGAAAGAATGGGAAGCCCTGGACCAGTCATTTCATGGAGCTCTTTTGGCCCTGTCAGCACTGTTATTCCAAATATCAGCAtatccctctgtgtgtgtgtgtctactGAAACATCAGTTAATCACCAACAAGACAGATAACtctgttgatttttatttttttccttaatgagGGAATGATGTCCTTGACTGGTGTGTGCTTGAATTTCTGCTGGTTAATTCAGTTTTCCAAAATTTTTGAGAACTTAAAAGTCATCGGGCAAGAGTCTGTCCAGCTGGCCAGACCAGTGAGCTCAGTGTCACTTTTTTGGGAGAAAACCATTCACAGCAGGTGTGTTGACTcttactgctgctttttgtttgaaaaaatgctggaattcctggagcagagcccgggAGAGGCACAAGCAGGTACCTGTGATGCTGTCCTGGTCCTGAGTGCCATCACTCATGGACAGCTTTCACCTGCAGCAAGTCTGTCACTCCAACAGCCACAGGATGTATCCCTGTTGTTTTGGAGGTGGATTGGATCAGTGTGCTGGGAGCCTGTGCCCAATCCAATAATAATCTCTGCCATGTTCATTTTAACCAAGTAAAAAAGGTGACTTCCaacacagcagcaaaaacaGTAGATAGcctcataattttttttcccctctcttggAGCTGTTGAAAGATTTTCTCTTATTCCCATTTGTTTTATCAAGGTAACCAGAAGACATCCTATAGCTGACTGATTGGTGATTCCAGCAAAGAGGTGGAGGTTAAAAATGTCCAAAATCACCACAGAACTTCTTTTGGAAAGAGCAGTTCCAAGATCTACGAGGCTCCGAAAGATTGAGACGCTCAAGTAAGTGCAGACAGGCCCCTGGAAAATTCCAGATTAATTCAGCCTGGCAATGGCTTTTTATCTGTGTGTCTTTCTTCCCCTAAACATCTTTTTTACTTAAAAGAAGAGAGCATcaaagcacagagctgagagggCATTCCCAGTGCAGGATCAGtgagcagtggtgctgctgctttcactAATTGGTTATTGGCAGATGTCactttttttgccatttctaTTGTGTATTTGCTGCCATTTTTTCACGGCTGGATCCCAATTTCCTAACCCCAAGGTATCATCCCTACCCCCAAAGCCCTTGCATTTTTTCTAGCAATTGCTTAATGTGAATAATAGAATCTTCCAGCATGGATTTCAGAGggttttttaagtatttttggCATTATTTcccttccattttcctttccctccattACGTTCCATCTCTTCTAAACCCAGTTATCCTACTACCTCAAACATTGCAGGGGGAGAGAATAAACTCTAAATCACTTAAAAACCACTAAAAACAGTTTTGTCACTCAGGTCCTTAAGAGGTCATTGCAAAAATGTGTCCTTCCAAATAGTTAACAATGGCCAATCCAAGTGGCTCAGCTGGCCAGTTTCTGGCTGGCAcctttattgtttttattgctgAAGTCAGGGGGTTTGGGTTTCACATGTACTCCTTAAAGTTATTTCTTTCAGTTTGCCCTGTGCTAAAGTAATTCTTCTTAGTGAGAAACATCAGTTAATGACCAGCAAGACAGagaactctgattttttttttccttgatgagGAAATGATGTCCTTGATTGGTGTGTGCTTGAATTTCTGCAGTTCCTCTGAATCAGCTGCAATAATCTGAATAACAGAGTGGTGGGGAGATGTTTGAAGCTGTGGGTTTTTGGAGTGTGGTCTTCTCCATGCAGCTTTGTACTGTGATGTGTTGTGCTGGACTGAGGTGCCACCAGGTGGGACTATCTATGCTATGAAATCAGCATTTGTTCTTCCAGTGAGCTACAGATAGTtcatggttggttttttgggttttgttttgttttcagcctGTCCAAGCTGCAATTGAAGACTGGAGATTTAGACCCGCGCTTGTTTTCCCGCCTGAGACACCTGCAGAAACTTGATCTCTCTGATAATTTACTGGACAAATTTCCCAACAGCCTCACCCTCCCTGATCTGCGTGTCCTGAACTGCAACAATAACAAGCTGGAAGATGTGACTGCTCTGAAACAGTTTCCTCTGCTCGAGGAGCTGACCTATGAGAACAATGTGTACTTGACAGTGAGTTACCCCCTCCTTCCAttaaacagagaggaaaacaaacagcactTGTGCAAAGTTCTTATTTATTGTTCTTGGGCAGCAAGTGCCAGGGCATTTGAGAAAGCAGCCAGCCTTTGTGTGACATTTAACCACTTTGTGCCACTGTTTCTCAATCTGCAGAAGTGATTTGCTTAAAACAACTCAGATATTAAAATCTGTGTCTTGATTCTCTAGGCCAAAGTCCTGTCTTAGGTGCCTTATCAGGTACAGTACCTCATGCTCATACTAAAAATTTTACTAGTGTAAAATACAGGAATGACTGTGTTAGAGATGTCCttgcagaaacacagaatcacagaatggtttggattggaagggaccttaatgCTCATCTTGTtctaccccctgccatgggcagggacaccttccataataccaggttgctcagaaccccATCCAGTCTGGTCTtaaacactcccagggatggagcagccacagcttctctggacaacctgtgccagtgtatcaccacccccacagtaaagagttttttcctaatatctagtGCTAGTTTTATTTCCTAATATCTGTGTTAGTTTTAGTGCCCTCTGTGCTCTGGAAAAGCAGACTGGGGCCTCAGATGAGGGTTTAAACTTGGTGATTAGTCTGGTTTAGGTTTTGACTTCTCCCAAGAGGATCTGGTGACTGTACAAGTCAAACATCCAAACCTGATTTTACTTGTGCTGTAAACTGGCATCAGCCACTCACCATCCCCACATGCTTATTTGTTGTTGCACACTGTTAGTATGTGTGTGGCTATATGGTGAACTATCTGACCCAAGGAATTCATGCTGGAATTCCTTGACTGGAGGCAGGACAGGCCTTCCCCTGTGTTAGAGTTCAGGGATATGAACAGAGCTCCCAGCCTTGCACTCAGACCCAGCAGATGAGCAGTCACACAGCCCCCACCTTGTGCTGGATGTTAGCACTGCCTgagggctgggcagctctgtcTGCAGTTTAAGATTCCAACTCACAGAGAACATTAATTCACACCTAACATGTGAAATTCAAGTTGAAAATCCTGAGGAGATTTTATGAAATGGCTTTTCCTTACTAAATATATCATTCTTATATAGGCTGTATTTTAATCAAGGACTAAATGTAAAGCATGTACCACATGTACAAATTTTGTAACTccaatgttttttctctttccagctcAATGATGACTATAAAGTAATGTTTCTTTTGCAAAATCTTCGTCTGCTCAATGGCAAGGACATAACCAAACTGGCCAACCATGTGAGGCGTGTCAACAGCAACAAGCTCACCAGCAAGGTAAGGTGTGGGATATTTCCTTAACCTCTAAACACCTCAAAAATAACTAAATCCTGTGCTCAGTGTAGTGACAGAGCTGCAAACAAGCTTCAAGTGGTTTGCAATACCTGTGGTATGAtctgagcccagcctgcagaATGGGCCACCCAGGAAATGTCTCACAGCTGGTTTCTCTGGTCACTGCTGGCATCTGCTCTacctgctctgtgcaggcaaTTTGCCTTTGGTTTAAgtgacaggagcagagccaaCCAGGTCTGTGTCTGAGCCTGTAGTTTTTCAGGTCACTCTGATCATCATTCAGGAATGGGAGAAGCCTGGTGCTGCCAGAACAGCTACAAACACCTCCCCATCTAATTTAAGTTACTGTCCAGGCCCCAGGAATAGGAGCACAAAACCAGGCTCTGGATAATCCTGCTTTTTCCAGCATTCACCAGGAACATGGAtttgttctttcttcttcagttgTGAATATTTAGAACTCTATTTTCACTCCTTTGTCTACACAATTTAGCTCCTGACAGATTGTCTCCACAAGGCATCATTGGGATCTTGAGCAAAATTATTGTTCAATTATGAAAAAGGTTTGATTGGCTGGCTGTTCTTGTGTATTACTGCTCTTACCATTTGTATTCTAGTTAATTGATCTTCTTAATTCCTTCTGTGTAACAGTGGGGAAAACTCAGATGCTGAAAACTGGGATGAGTTGTGCTGAGTGTTGTCTGCATAAAACCTGTGAATCTCCAAGGGcctctgtgggagctgctcagcctcTTGTCCCAGACAACTGATCATGGCTGGCTGTTTAATGAGACACCAAACACTCCCCTGTGCTGTTCTTTTTGTGATGTCTCTGCCCTGATGTTATTTGTACCTGCCTGCCCAGTTCTTAGTCCTGTGTCAATGTAAAAATGTCTGTTGGGTCTGAATGCTGATGGATGTGTTACTGCCCACCAGAAACTCCCATGGGAAACTGTGCTGGCAGGTGAGCATCCTGTATCAGCAGCCTTTTGGAGTCCAGCTGACTCTCTAAATGGGTCCATACTGACAGTGTCTGCTTAGCCACACTCACTCCAGCTTGCTACAGAGGAACTGACTTTCTCCTTAGCTGAAGTGGTCATTTGaacatgaataaataaattaaagtgGTTCTGTCACGTAGGGTTGGCCACTACTTAAATGCTTTCACAAGTTCTCTTGTGCTTTTCTGTTGAATAAACTCAGTCTTTCTGCCTAGGTTACTGCTCactggaaaaaattcttcagtgaCCAACTCCCTGAGAAATATACAGCAGAGCAGGTGAAGTCCATCAAGAAGAAGTTCCTGAAGTCAGTGCAGACCAACGTGGTGTATGGGCCCAGCTCACTCAGCGAGTTCACCCGCTGGCGGGTAGGTCACATCCCACCCACCCCCTGTTCTCCAGGCAAggaccctgctcctgcttctgcatGGGCTGCAGTAAAACACTCCATGGATTTGGGTGCTCTTGCTGACAAGTGGtatcatttttctctttcttcactgCTTTCTTAAGCAGTTACCAGGATTAAACGTGCACCAAGTTGAAATGGCTatcattaaatattattttttaattcataagCAATAATGATACATGTACTAATTAATCAGACTGCAGTATCCTTAATACTTAATTATTTGCAAATTAGTTTAATAGTAACTTTTATTCTTGATGAAAGAGTAAAGATAATGACAGAAGTGTAGTTACCATTTAGCTTataacatttgttttatttgtttgttcaCACATAAAATTGAGGCTTCCATCTCTCCTTTGTGTTGTTTTATTGCTGTGCTGTTGTTTCCACAGCTGTGTATTCTGAATGCCCATGACAAAGTGAAGTTCTTGGGTCATGTAACCTCAGCTGGGTACTCCTCCACCACTTGTGAAATTCACACAGAATAGTGGGAGCAGATATTAAAACCTCAGCAAAGCAGCTCTTTGTGCCATGACACATCAGAGCTTGACATGCTATGGCTCTTTTGTCAtcgtctttttcttttttaacataTCCACATATTGGCTTCTCAGGTGAAAATGATTGCAGAAGAGTTTCTGGCAAACTCACTAGGTCTGGAGTTAAACTCTGATACTGAATCAGAGGAAAAGACAGATGAGAATGAGGAAGAAAGCACAGAAAGCCCCAGGGAAGCTGCAGAAGAAGTGGCTCCGGTAGGTGATTTTTCCAGTTACATTAGCAATGTTCTGTTTCCTGGGATTCAGCAGCTCTTGTCAGTTCACATTTATGACCCTTTGGTAACCACGGGGCAGTCTCAGGCTCCAGCCTGTATCCAACAGCTCAGGTTCTTCTTTACAGCCAGATTGAAGCTTTCCCAGAAATGTGAAGGTCGAGTTGTTCCCTGAGAGAGCTTCCATTCTCATAGGGGACCAAAAACATTTCATGAGTGTGGTCCTACTCGCTCCACCTCTCCTCTAGGAAGAGATATTTTAATTAGAGACCTGGGCTGATGcctggccaggctctgctggtgtTTGCTTGCTTGGAAATGGTTGCAGACTGAACCCCTGTGGTCCATAGACCAGATTTGTTTTTCCACATTGAATGTAAATTGCAAATAACTGAGACAAGGGGAAGGGAGCTGAAAAGGAGGCTGGATGTGTGGTTTTCATTAGCTTCTGCCTCTAGGaacactgcagctctgggctgtctGATTCCTGGAACCCAGTCTGTAACTGTGGGAGGATACTTGCATTTGAATAATTAATGTCTTTGACTTACAAATTATCTGCACATCTTGGGAAAGCTAAAAACCTTCTGCAGAACCTGACAACATGACAACATGCTTTACAGGTCACAGTAACACccagcaagaggaaaagaaatcgTTCAAAATCAAGCCCTGGAAACAAGAGGTCCAAGACCCAGGCAAACACCGAGGAGGAAGCTGAAGTTAATCCCAGAAAATCCAGTCATGTGAAGAATGACCCAGCTCCTGATAAACCAAGAACATCAAACCAACCAGTCAAGGAGGCAACCCCTGAGGAGGGAGCTGAAGGGACACAGAAGAATGGAGAGCAGTTTCCCAAGGGGCAAAGCAACAGAAGATCCAGTCAGATGTCAGGGGAACAGAAAAGCCAGGAGCAGGACAACAGTGTGGTTACCTTGACCCCTGTGAAGAACTCCAAGCGCAAGGTACATCCAACAGCCCCCTGGGGACTGGCTTTGGGCCTCTTGGTTTAGAGTGGGAGGAGCTGCCTTCAGGTTTCTtcagagctctgcacagcttGGAGCTCATAATTGGCCAAATATATTGTgagttttggtttggttttttttttgtcattgttttaATTCTCTCAGAGGCATCAAGGGAGAGAAGGAACCCCCCAGGAGAGCCCAGTGGATCCCCTCTGGGGGATGGATGGACCAGCACTCCAAGGTggtgcactgcaaacctgtgctTAGAACTGGGACTGGCAAGCCTTGCTCTCAACTCAGGGGCTGCATGGGGAAAGGTGTTTCCCCCTCAGCTCGGGCCAGTGGGGATCTAAAGGGTTTTCCATGTTTCTCTGCTGTAGGAAACGGGGTTCTCTGCTGGGGTCTGCTGGGCACATCTTTGCTAAACAGTTCCCTGCTGCTTTAGGAGTCTTGAGCATTGTGGCACCTCGGTCTCTCCTGTTCTCCATAGCACAGACGGGCTGAAAAATACTTGAGTTT of Molothrus aeneus isolate 106 chromosome 20, BPBGC_Maene_1.0, whole genome shotgun sequence contains these proteins:
- the ALKBH4 gene encoding alpha-ketoglutarate-dependent dioxygenase alkB homolog 4 codes for the protein MQAAGGGGGPGCGCKGIRSCLLCEGATPTAPPPQGEDNFTYCPATGLAKGNEHSEFAGWAFPFPGVFLVEEFISEDEECEIVELMDRDDWKPSQSGRKKQDYGPKVNFKKQRLKAGSFTGLPSFSRKIVAQMKACAVLSGFSPVEQCNLDYRPERGSAIDPHFDDWWLWGERLVSLNLLSKTVLSMSCDSEDTIQLFPISNKEGLTPPAPSTQTSACRSPGEEGTECFLSPRLVPGKEVSVAILLPQRSLVVLHGEARYKWKHGIRRRHIQHRRVCITFRELSAEFCAGGRHEELGKELLQIALSFQGRPV